The following coding sequences are from one Musa acuminata AAA Group cultivar baxijiao chromosome BXJ2-4, Cavendish_Baxijiao_AAA, whole genome shotgun sequence window:
- the LOC135608786 gene encoding RING-H2 finger protein ATL56-like, with product MAEPPTQAPSPSSVPDAGDPSFMMLAFQLFLAYVFPISSFLFVAAVMFLVVSICDCYETREWRSKVASFLNKIPHGIYVVPSSTSRLPSTSDDVPEHQLHHCVICMEEYAGGEQLWVMPACKHVFHEACIKQWLLEPALTCPICRDHVIHVEATTSGGGGDDDDNIETPLLVGTQ from the coding sequence ATGGCAGAACCACCAACTCAGGCCCCTTCGCCCTCTAGTGTGCCAGACGCCGGTGACCCGTCCTTTATGATGCTAGCATTTCAGTTATTCCTAGCCTACGTCTTCCCCATTTCCAGCTTCTTGTTCGTGGCCGCCGTGATGTTCCTCGTCGTGTCTATTTGCGATTGCTACGAAACACGAGAATGGAGGTCCAAGGTTGCGAGTTTCCTTAATAAAATCCCACATGGCATCTACGTCGTGCCGTCTTCTACTTCTCGACTGCCGTCGACTTCCGATGACGTTCCCGAGCATCAGCTGCATCACTGCGTTATATGCATGGAAGAGTACGCGGGCGGCGAGCAGCTGTGGGTCATGCCGGCATGCAAGCACGTGTTCCACGAGGCCTGCATCAAGCAATGGTTGCTTGAGCCAGCATTGACTTGTCCCATCTGTAGGGACCATGTGATCCATGTAGAAGCCACCACttctggcggcggcggcgacgacgacgacaacaTCGAAACCCCGTTATTGGTCGGAACACAGTGA